A single genomic interval of Nycticebus coucang isolate mNycCou1 chromosome 21, mNycCou1.pri, whole genome shotgun sequence harbors:
- the LOC128573824 gene encoding 60S ribosomal protein L26-like yields MKFNPFVTSDRSKNRKRHFNAPSHIRRKIMSSPLSKELRQKYNVRSMPIRKDDEVQVVRGYYKSQQIGKVVQVYRKKCVIYIERVQREKANGTTVHVGIHPSKVVITRLKLDKDCKKILERKAKSRQVGKEKGKYKEETIEKMQG; encoded by the coding sequence ATGAAGTTCAATCCCTTTGTGACTTCGGACCGAAGCAAGAACCGCAAAAGGCATTTCAACGCACCTTCTCACATTCGCAGGAAGATTatgtcttcccctctttccaaaGAGCTGAGACAGAAGTACAATGTTCGATCCATGCCCATCCGAAAGGATGATGAAGTTCAGGTTGTCCGGGGGTATTATAAAAGTCAGCAGATTGGCAAAGTAGTCCAGGTTTACAGGAAGAAATGCGTCATCTACATTGAGCGGGTGCAGCGGGAAAAGGCTAATGGCACAACTGTCCACGTGGGCATTCACCCCAGCAAGGTGGTCATTACTAGGCTTAAACTGGACAAAGACTGCAAAAAGATCCTTGAACGAAAAGCCAAATCTCGCCaagtaggaaaggaaaagggcaagTACAAGGAAGAAACAATTGAGAAGATGCAGGGATAA